One window of Chloroflexus aggregans DSM 9485 genomic DNA carries:
- a CDS encoding ABC1 kinase family protein: MREPISLQATETANTGAVPRPTEPPRFRPRQRFLRVSSFFLGVVIHIYIWDIFLARFAIFRWYVQRTMLRRWVNIARRFRMLAVELGGMQIKLGQFLSSRADIIPDVVRRELTGLQDEVPPAPAGHVLEVILEELGAPPSEIFRSFETECVAAASLGQVHYAVLHDGREVAVKVQRPWIDKIIEVDLSAVTWVVRLIKNYPPIRRRADLEALLAEFARVLVQELDYIQEARSAAIFRQNFAHHPGIYIPEPIFELTSRRVLVMERISGIKITDLHTLDQLGVSRLELASRLNNCYLKQFFIDGFFHADPHPGNLFVRVETDTALTPSRPVTPPTPAGNNGHLPAAVLEQQLPIDHAPDETPSGTPFTLIFVDFGMVGRLPPETMEIMRQGVLGLATNDADRILNCLEQLNMILPGADRRQIKAAIETMLRYSFNRTVRELTNLDVEAIMAETKDLIYDLPFQIPQDLLYLGRALSMVAGLATEIYPDINLFQELRPFARAMLAQEQRNGNWMEKLQQELSELGRILLALPREMDAYYRAANRGELQTRSDLSRLERSMKRVERATDRLMGGMLATGLFLGGVQLRTRGLEREANRAWWAAAAAILWALWPRDN, translated from the coding sequence ATGCGTGAACCAATCTCTCTCCAAGCAACCGAAACCGCCAATACCGGCGCCGTTCCTCGTCCAACCGAACCACCACGTTTTCGCCCGCGTCAGCGTTTCTTGCGGGTGTCATCGTTCTTCCTTGGCGTTGTCATTCATATCTACATTTGGGACATCTTTCTTGCCCGCTTTGCCATCTTCCGTTGGTACGTGCAGCGCACGATGCTGCGCCGCTGGGTGAATATCGCCCGTCGCTTTCGGATGCTGGCAGTTGAACTCGGCGGGATGCAAATCAAGCTCGGACAATTTCTCTCATCACGTGCCGACATTATTCCTGATGTGGTGCGCCGCGAATTGACCGGTCTGCAAGATGAGGTACCACCGGCCCCTGCTGGTCACGTGCTCGAAGTGATTCTGGAAGAGTTAGGCGCACCGCCAAGCGAGATCTTTCGTAGCTTCGAGACGGAATGCGTCGCGGCGGCTTCGTTGGGGCAAGTGCATTACGCAGTACTCCACGATGGGCGCGAGGTGGCAGTGAAGGTGCAACGGCCATGGATCGATAAGATTATTGAAGTCGATCTCAGTGCCGTGACATGGGTAGTGCGTTTGATCAAGAACTATCCACCCATCCGCCGTCGTGCCGATCTTGAAGCGCTGTTAGCCGAGTTTGCACGAGTCTTGGTGCAAGAGCTTGATTATATCCAAGAAGCACGCTCAGCAGCGATCTTTCGCCAGAACTTCGCTCATCATCCCGGCATTTATATTCCTGAACCAATCTTCGAGCTGACCTCCCGCCGGGTGTTGGTCATGGAGCGGATTAGCGGGATTAAGATTACCGACTTGCATACCCTTGATCAGTTAGGGGTTAGTCGACTCGAACTGGCGTCGCGTCTCAACAACTGCTACCTCAAACAATTTTTTATCGACGGCTTCTTCCACGCCGATCCGCATCCCGGCAATTTATTTGTTCGGGTAGAAACAGATACCGCGCTTACCCCGAGCCGGCCTGTCACACCTCCCACACCGGCCGGCAACAACGGTCATCTGCCTGCCGCCGTGCTCGAACAGCAGTTGCCGATTGATCATGCGCCGGATGAGACACCCTCCGGCACTCCGTTCACATTGATCTTTGTCGATTTCGGCATGGTCGGACGACTGCCGCCGGAGACGATGGAGATAATGCGGCAAGGGGTGCTTGGGTTAGCAACCAATGACGCCGACCGCATTCTCAATTGTCTCGAACAACTGAACATGATTTTACCCGGCGCCGACCGTCGTCAGATTAAGGCGGCTATCGAGACGATGTTGCGCTACTCGTTTAACCGCACGGTGCGCGAGTTGACCAATCTCGATGTTGAGGCCATTATGGCCGAAACGAAAGACTTGATTTACGATCTGCCGTTTCAGATTCCGCAAGACTTGTTGTATCTGGGGCGCGCATTGAGCATGGTAGCCGGATTAGCAACCGAAATTTACCCCGATATTAACCTCTTCCAAGAACTGCGACCGTTCGCGCGGGCGATGCTCGCCCAAGAACAACGTAACGGAAATTGGATGGAGAAGTTGCAACAAGAGCTGAGTGAACTAGGCCGAATTTTGCTGGCGCTCCCCCGCGAGATGGATGCCTACTACCGTGCAGCCAACCGCGGCGAATTGCAAACCCGCTCGGATTTGAGCCGACTCGAACGCAGTATGAAACGTGTCGAGCGAGCAACTGACCGGTTGATGGGTGGCATGCTAGCGACCGGTCTGTTCCTCGGTGGAGTGCAACTGCGCACTCGGGGACTTGAACGCGAAGCAAACCGGGCGTGGTGGGCAGCCGCCGCAGCGATCTTATGGGCATTGTGGCCGCGCGATAATTAA
- a CDS encoding TrmH family RNA methyltransferase, with amino-acid sequence MLITSLTNPTIKMLRALRQRKARDEQGRYLIEGIRLVGEAIQCGAPLEMIIVAPDLLTSSFAHELVEHYIAGGGRVLTVSAEVLGSLASKEHPQGIIGVGRARYTPLADLVAGVNGWVALVDVADPGNLGTILRTADGAGFSGVILIGSTVDPFDPAAVRASMGALFSQQIARAGWDELLAWRQARSLPVIGSSDRGTVDYRTATYPRPLILVLGSERQGLSDEQLAACDTVVRIPMRGRSDSLNLAVAAGILMYEITRDT; translated from the coding sequence ATGCTTATCACCAGTCTTACCAACCCAACTATCAAAATGTTGCGCGCGTTACGCCAGCGCAAAGCCCGCGATGAGCAAGGTCGCTACTTGATCGAAGGTATTCGTCTGGTCGGTGAAGCAATTCAGTGCGGCGCGCCACTCGAGATGATCATCGTCGCTCCCGATTTGCTCACCAGCTCGTTTGCCCACGAACTTGTCGAGCACTACATTGCCGGCGGTGGTCGTGTCTTGACCGTCAGCGCCGAAGTACTCGGTAGCCTGGCCAGTAAAGAGCATCCCCAAGGAATCATTGGTGTGGGTCGCGCTCGCTACACTCCTCTTGCCGATCTGGTGGCGGGAGTCAACGGCTGGGTTGCGCTGGTTGACGTCGCCGATCCGGGGAATCTGGGCACCATTTTGCGAACTGCCGATGGTGCAGGGTTTAGCGGGGTCATTTTAATCGGATCAACTGTTGACCCATTTGATCCGGCCGCAGTTCGGGCCAGTATGGGTGCTCTCTTCAGCCAGCAGATCGCCCGTGCCGGTTGGGATGAACTGCTTGCGTGGCGGCAAGCACGCAGTCTACCCGTGATTGGCAGCTCAGACCGTGGTACCGTCGACTATCGCACTGCTACTTACCCACGACCACTCATTTTGGTACTTGGGAGCGAACGGCAAGGTCTCAGCGACGAGCAACTCGCCGCATGCGATACTGTAGTACGCATTCCGATGCGTGGGCGTAGCGACTCGCTCAATCTAGCAGTTGCAGCGGGTATTCTCATGTACGAAATCACACGCGACACCTAA
- a CDS encoding PhoX family protein gives MGGRDEKDKWIVRSQAGIGQTLEEVLALRISRRGMLKTMAIGGSLVLIGSSLSAVEEALAANPGLKFKVVKPTDPDFDDVVVPEGYYARTLIRWGEPLYADAPDFDVWLQTPEAQVKQFGYNCDFVGFLSLPYGSNNSNRGLLVVNHEYTNEELMFPKYDVENPTRNQVDVGIAAHGMSVVEVVRAPDGTWSYVRNSRYNRRVSGFSATRLSGPAADHPWMRTSTDPGADAILGTLNNCAGGKTPWGTVVSGEENFHQYFANLNGLDRNDARYAVHRRYGMPTAESERKWERFHSRFDISKEPNEGFRFGWCVEIDPYDPLRPVVKRTALGRFRHEGATFVIARDGRVVGYQGDDAQFEYVYKFVTNGKFNPRNREANMNLLDDGVLYVAKFNADGTGEWLPLVYGQGPLTPENGFRSQGDVLINTRLAADLVGATKMDRPEDVEVNPVNKKVYIALTNNTRRGASGQPGVDAANPRPNNAWGHIIELTERNDDHAATTFRWEIFILAGLPTQEHTYFVGFDKSKVSPIGAPDNVAFDNQGNLWIATDGAPRAIKFNDGLFAVPVSGSQRGNLQQFFSSVAGSEVCGPEFTPDNRTLFLAIQHPGEGSTFENPSSTWPDRQGLPRPSVITVQRFDSGVIGT, from the coding sequence ATGGGTGGTCGTGACGAAAAGGACAAATGGATTGTCCGCTCGCAGGCTGGGATCGGTCAGACGCTGGAAGAGGTGTTGGCGCTGCGGATTTCGCGCCGTGGCATGCTCAAGACGATGGCGATCGGTGGTTCGCTCGTCTTGATCGGTTCGAGTCTGTCGGCTGTCGAAGAGGCACTGGCCGCGAATCCCGGTTTGAAGTTCAAGGTGGTGAAGCCTACCGATCCGGACTTTGATGACGTGGTTGTACCGGAGGGGTACTATGCGCGTACCCTTATCCGTTGGGGCGAGCCGTTATATGCTGATGCACCCGATTTCGATGTCTGGTTACAGACACCGGAAGCGCAGGTGAAACAGTTTGGTTACAACTGCGATTTTGTTGGTTTCTTGTCGTTGCCCTACGGTTCCAATAACTCGAACCGTGGTCTGCTCGTGGTCAATCACGAGTACACCAACGAAGAGTTGATGTTCCCGAAGTACGATGTTGAGAACCCGACACGTAATCAGGTTGATGTTGGGATTGCAGCCCACGGAATGTCGGTGGTTGAAGTGGTGCGCGCGCCTGATGGTACGTGGAGCTATGTACGGAATTCACGTTACAACCGGCGGGTAAGCGGGTTTAGTGCGACCCGCCTGAGCGGCCCTGCCGCCGATCATCCGTGGATGCGCACCAGCACCGACCCCGGCGCCGATGCGATTCTTGGTACGCTCAACAACTGCGCCGGTGGCAAGACCCCGTGGGGTACGGTGGTGAGCGGCGAAGAGAACTTCCACCAGTACTTCGCCAACCTTAACGGTCTCGACCGCAACGACGCTCGCTATGCGGTGCATCGCCGCTATGGTATGCCGACGGCTGAATCGGAGCGCAAGTGGGAGCGCTTCCATAGCCGATTCGATATCTCGAAAGAGCCGAATGAGGGTTTCCGCTTCGGCTGGTGCGTGGAAATCGATCCGTATGACCCGTTACGACCGGTGGTAAAGCGTACAGCGCTGGGACGCTTCCGCCACGAGGGAGCTACCTTTGTGATTGCGCGCGATGGTCGTGTGGTTGGGTATCAGGGTGATGATGCTCAGTTTGAGTACGTCTACAAGTTCGTCACCAATGGCAAATTCAACCCGCGCAATCGCGAAGCAAATATGAATTTGCTTGATGATGGTGTCTTGTACGTAGCGAAGTTTAACGCTGATGGTACCGGCGAGTGGTTGCCGTTGGTGTACGGTCAAGGCCCGCTTACACCGGAAAATGGCTTCCGCTCGCAGGGTGATGTGCTGATCAACACCCGCTTGGCTGCCGATCTCGTCGGTGCAACCAAGATGGATCGACCGGAGGACGTAGAAGTCAATCCGGTCAACAAGAAGGTGTACATTGCGTTGACCAACAACACTCGTCGCGGCGCGAGTGGTCAACCGGGCGTTGATGCCGCTAACCCGCGTCCCAACAATGCGTGGGGACACATCATCGAGCTAACCGAGCGTAACGACGATCACGCTGCAACCACGTTCCGTTGGGAAATCTTCATTCTTGCCGGTTTGCCGACACAAGAACATACCTACTTCGTCGGCTTCGACAAGAGCAAGGTCTCGCCGATTGGTGCTCCCGACAATGTAGCCTTCGACAATCAGGGCAATTTGTGGATTGCAACCGACGGCGCACCGCGTGCCATCAAGTTCAACGATGGTCTGTTCGCTGTGCCGGTGAGCGGTTCACAGCGTGGCAACCTGCAACAGTTCTTCTCGTCGGTGGCCGGGAGTGAAGTGTGCGGGCCAGAGTTTACCCCCGACAACCGCACGCTCTTCCTCGCTATCCAACATCCCGGCGAGGGCAGTACCTTCGAGAATCCAAGCAGCACGTGGCCCGACCGGCAAGGTCTGCCGCGTCCAAGCGTGATCACGGTGCAGCGCTTCGATAGCGGTGTGATCGGGACGTAG
- a CDS encoding LysE family translocator — translation MLTENLAAYTVAVAILTLIPGADTMLVLRNALTRGRLAGVATAFGIGCGLFVQATLSGLGLATIVVRAAELYHTVKLAGALYLIGLGVWTIMTTWRQRAAPEFHLPTGQERHAFIEGVLSNVLNPKVAVFYLAFLPQFIDPRDPILTTALALTTIHFALSVLWFSTLTVVVAGVSGWLRQAAVRRRLNYATGAVLAVLGMRMAVES, via the coding sequence ATGCTCACCGAAAACCTCGCCGCCTATACCGTTGCCGTCGCTATTCTCACGCTCATCCCCGGCGCAGATACGATGCTGGTGCTGCGTAATGCTCTGACCCGCGGTCGCCTGGCCGGCGTTGCAACCGCTTTTGGTATTGGTTGTGGCCTGTTTGTCCAGGCTACCCTCTCTGGATTGGGGTTGGCTACAATTGTTGTGCGGGCGGCTGAACTGTACCATACCGTGAAATTGGCCGGCGCTCTGTATTTGATTGGGTTAGGTGTATGGACAATCATGACTACGTGGCGGCAACGTGCTGCGCCTGAGTTCCATCTGCCCACCGGTCAAGAGCGTCATGCGTTTATTGAGGGCGTGTTGAGTAACGTCCTCAATCCAAAAGTAGCAGTGTTTTATTTGGCGTTTTTACCACAGTTTATCGATCCTCGTGATCCGATCCTCACGACTGCCTTAGCTCTGACGACCATCCATTTCGCGTTGAGTGTACTTTGGTTTTCGACCCTCACCGTTGTTGTGGCCGGCGTGAGTGGGTGGTTGCGGCAAGCAGCCGTGCGCCGACGGCTCAATTACGCGACCGGTGCAGTGTTGGCGGTGTTGGGGATGCGTATGGCGGTTGAAAGTTAG
- a CDS encoding NADH:flavin oxidoreductase/NADH oxidase, translating into MQPHLFTPLTIGSVTLRNRIGMSPMCQYSAVDGFPTDWHLMHLGARAAGGVGLIILEATAVSPEGRISPFDLGIWSDDHIAALSRIVKLIESLGAVAGIQLAHAGRKASVGRPWEGGKPIAPANGGWPVVGPTAEPFAPGYPTPIPLDAAGIARVVADFATATKRARAAGFRWIEIHAAHGYLLHNFLSPLGNDRNDEYGGDLRGRVRLLSEVTAAVRAEWPSDLPLAVRLSCSDWTPEGLTIADTVEVARMLREQGVDLIDCSSGGIAPGITIPVGEGYQVPFAAQVRREANIATAAVGLITRPEHADAIVRNGDADLVLLGRELLRDPHWPLRAARALGHDLAPPPQYLRAW; encoded by the coding sequence ATGCAACCACATTTATTTACACCGCTGACCATCGGCAGCGTCACCCTACGCAATCGGATCGGTATGTCGCCGATGTGTCAATACAGCGCCGTCGACGGCTTCCCAACCGATTGGCATCTGATGCATCTCGGCGCGCGGGCAGCCGGCGGGGTTGGTCTCATCATCCTCGAGGCCACGGCCGTTTCGCCCGAAGGACGGATTTCTCCGTTCGATTTGGGTATCTGGAGCGATGATCACATTGCTGCCCTCTCCCGCATTGTTAAGCTGATCGAGAGTCTTGGTGCGGTAGCCGGCATTCAATTAGCGCACGCCGGACGTAAAGCAAGTGTTGGTCGCCCGTGGGAGGGCGGCAAACCGATTGCGCCGGCAAACGGCGGCTGGCCGGTAGTCGGCCCGACGGCTGAACCGTTCGCTCCCGGTTACCCCACCCCGATCCCGCTCGATGCAGCCGGTATTGCCAGGGTTGTGGCCGATTTTGCCACCGCCACCAAACGCGCACGAGCTGCCGGTTTCCGCTGGATCGAGATCCACGCTGCCCATGGCTACCTCCTCCACAACTTCCTCTCGCCACTTGGCAATGACCGCAACGACGAGTACGGTGGCGATCTGCGTGGAAGAGTGCGTCTGCTGAGTGAAGTAACCGCCGCAGTGCGCGCAGAATGGCCATCTGATCTGCCACTTGCTGTTCGCCTCTCGTGCAGTGACTGGACACCGGAAGGTTTAACCATCGCCGATACGGTAGAGGTGGCGCGCATGCTACGTGAACAGGGAGTTGATCTGATCGATTGTAGTTCCGGCGGGATTGCCCCCGGCATTACCATCCCGGTCGGAGAGGGGTATCAAGTGCCATTTGCAGCTCAGGTCCGTCGCGAGGCCAATATCGCCACCGCCGCTGTCGGCCTAATTACCCGGCCCGAACACGCCGACGCCATTGTCCGCAACGGCGACGCCGATCTGGTATTGTTGGGCCGAGAACTGCTCCGTGACCCACACTGGCCGCTGCGCGCGGCGCGGGCGCTCGGCCACGATCTCGCGCCGCCGCCGCAGTATTTGCGGGCGTGGTGA
- a CDS encoding GH1 family beta-glucosidase, which produces MNHAIRFPTNFIWGAATAAYQIEGAWNEDGKGESIWDRFVRRPGAIADGSTGDVACDHYHRYEEDLEHMAAMGLKAYRFSIAWPRIFPDGTGQPNQRGLDFYRRLIDGLHRRRILPVATLYHWDLPQAIEDRGGWINRDTAFYFAEYADYLFRQIGGDVALWATHNEPFIQAFYGYGNGENAPGKRVPWRVLHVVHHLLLSHGLAVSAFRATKPQPVRADLPSPQIGIVLMIWPQYPASDHPADLKAAQRIDGAMNRLFLEPLFRRRYPADLVAHFARRLIFAPVKPGDMEIIGQPIDFLGINTYTRLFNAVNWREPFLMTKQVPGPLPKTAMGWEIYPDCIVEALQKAREYTSLPLYITENGAAFDDPPPGPNDQIVEDPDRVAYLRSHIAACHRALTAGIDLRGYFVWTLMDNFEWAKGLSKRFGIIYTDYATQRRVWKRSAHVYRDIIARNGL; this is translated from the coding sequence ATGAACCATGCAATCCGCTTTCCGACGAACTTTATCTGGGGCGCAGCCACCGCTGCCTATCAGATTGAAGGTGCCTGGAACGAAGATGGAAAAGGCGAGAGTATTTGGGATCGCTTTGTCCGCCGACCCGGTGCCATTGCCGATGGTAGTACCGGTGATGTCGCCTGTGACCACTATCACCGGTACGAAGAAGACCTCGAACATATGGCAGCAATGGGACTGAAGGCGTACCGTTTCAGCATCGCATGGCCGCGCATCTTCCCCGACGGCACCGGCCAACCCAATCAGCGCGGGCTTGATTTTTATCGCCGACTCATTGACGGTTTGCACCGACGTAGGATTCTCCCGGTTGCAACTCTCTACCATTGGGATCTGCCGCAAGCAATTGAAGATCGCGGCGGCTGGATCAACCGAGATACGGCTTTTTATTTTGCCGAATACGCCGATTATCTCTTTCGCCAGATCGGTGGCGATGTTGCGCTCTGGGCTACCCACAACGAGCCATTTATACAGGCCTTCTACGGCTACGGCAATGGTGAAAATGCGCCCGGTAAGCGAGTGCCGTGGCGAGTATTGCACGTCGTACACCATCTTTTGTTGTCACACGGGCTGGCAGTGAGCGCTTTTCGCGCCACCAAGCCGCAACCGGTACGCGCCGATCTACCATCACCCCAGATCGGGATTGTCCTTATGATCTGGCCGCAGTATCCGGCCTCTGATCATCCTGCTGATCTTAAAGCTGCTCAGCGCATCGACGGAGCAATGAACCGGCTCTTCCTCGAACCGCTGTTCCGCCGGCGCTACCCCGCCGATCTAGTAGCACACTTTGCTCGTCGGCTCATCTTCGCGCCGGTCAAGCCCGGTGATATGGAGATTATCGGCCAGCCGATCGATTTTCTCGGTATTAACACCTACACGCGGCTCTTCAATGCGGTGAACTGGCGCGAACCGTTTTTAATGACTAAGCAGGTGCCGGGGCCGCTCCCCAAAACGGCGATGGGCTGGGAGATATACCCCGATTGTATCGTCGAGGCGTTGCAGAAGGCACGTGAGTATACGTCGCTTCCGCTGTACATCACCGAAAACGGCGCAGCGTTCGACGATCCGCCACCCGGCCCCAACGATCAGATCGTTGAAGACCCGGATCGTGTTGCTTACCTCCGCTCTCACATTGCGGCTTGCCATCGCGCACTGACCGCCGGGATCGATCTACGCGGTTATTTTGTCTGGACACTGATGGACAATTTTGAGTGGGCGAAAGGGCTGAGCAAGCGGTTTGGGATTATTTATACCGATTATGCCACTCAACGCCGGGTGTGGAAACGCAGCGCGCACGTGTACCGCGACATTATCGCGCGCAATGGGTTGTGA
- a CDS encoding Rcas_1661 family thioredoxin-like (seleno)lipoprotein — protein MGIHRFLWLSLLILTACTGQTATVPATPTLPPPGAPTSTPVTAQSDPIVTAYYPDLPRGRTPEGYHYLGNPDAPVTIMVYSDFLCTTCAIYTLDLEPQVIEAFVVTGKARLVYRHLLQLGERSQLLAEASECAADHGKFWEMRHELYARYNQLYFNTRETTIDLAQGLGIPADAFSACLDAHTYRAQVEADYSAATAEGVFARPVFRIGNETLVGMPRFEALAQVIERAAQR, from the coding sequence ATGGGAATACACCGTTTCTTATGGCTCTCACTCCTCATTCTCACCGCCTGTACTGGGCAAACGGCTACTGTGCCGGCTACTCCTACCTTACCACCGCCCGGCGCCCCAACATCGACTCCGGTGACCGCACAGAGTGATCCGATCGTCACCGCATATTACCCCGACCTCCCGCGTGGTCGGACACCGGAAGGCTACCACTATCTCGGAAACCCTGACGCACCGGTCACGATTATGGTCTATTCTGACTTTCTCTGTACTACCTGTGCGATCTACACTCTCGATCTTGAGCCGCAGGTCATCGAGGCCTTTGTCGTCACCGGTAAGGCTCGTCTCGTCTACCGACATCTTCTCCAATTGGGTGAGCGCTCGCAATTGCTCGCCGAAGCCAGCGAATGCGCCGCCGATCACGGTAAATTCTGGGAGATGCGCCACGAGTTGTATGCGCGGTATAATCAACTTTACTTCAATACTCGAGAGACGACGATCGATCTTGCCCAGGGCTTAGGAATACCCGCTGATGCGTTTAGCGCATGTCTGGATGCGCACACGTACCGCGCCCAAGTTGAAGCAGATTACTCAGCCGCAACGGCTGAAGGTGTGTTTGCCCGACCGGTGTTTCGGATCGGTAATGAGACGTTAGTTGGTATGCCGCGCTTTGAAGCGCTAGCCCAAGTCATTGAGCGGGCGGCACAGCGGTAG
- a CDS encoding MFS transporter gives MRNDHRYLLTIGLLTTGLTVGWLFATIAYAELGYGTYRLRVPLFGDLTLIGLLNSAPILAGGICGPVVWQSVRRWGARQTLILGCLAHGAALLTLALSPHSEDLTPLTAWTLVGGIALSGPASVLVNLAGPSLMMQLSSTSGPDRLFSRSAALSLITGGIANLVAGSLAMVWRIVIVESDAIAPYRFNATFSAVIVALAGLPLLGLHLTGSQPLPPTTTIRRELRELWPTLAKAIIFVPGPLLISFGAALFIPYLSLFFRQRFTATDAIIGLLFALISLATGLATLVGPRLSARIGRMQGVVLTQALAIPCLIALAFAPALPIAALIAMLRSALMNMATPLFEAHALSQTPPEHHPTVIGLIRAAASVGYIAGPTISAELQSSAGFTPILLIAALCYTVAVIVNATLFVWHAPSPQRNTTP, from the coding sequence ATGCGCAACGATCATCGTTATTTATTGACCATTGGCCTGTTAACCACCGGTCTGACGGTGGGCTGGTTGTTTGCGACTATTGCCTATGCCGAACTTGGGTATGGCACTTACCGACTAAGAGTACCACTATTCGGTGACTTGACGCTGATCGGTCTCCTCAACAGCGCGCCGATATTGGCCGGTGGTATCTGCGGGCCGGTGGTATGGCAATCCGTGCGACGGTGGGGAGCACGTCAGACGTTGATCCTCGGATGCTTAGCACACGGTGCGGCCCTGCTGACTCTGGCGTTGTCTCCTCACAGCGAAGACCTCACCCCGCTGACCGCATGGACGTTGGTCGGTGGGATTGCCCTTAGTGGGCCGGCCAGCGTGCTGGTTAATCTGGCCGGACCATCGCTCATGATGCAATTAAGCAGCACGTCCGGCCCTGACCGACTTTTTTCCCGCAGCGCCGCCTTGAGCTTGATCACCGGCGGTATCGCTAATCTGGTCGCCGGCAGTTTAGCAATGGTATGGCGCATAGTGATCGTCGAGAGCGATGCCATCGCGCCGTACCGGTTCAACGCTACGTTCAGCGCAGTGATCGTTGCGCTTGCCGGGCTACCTCTGCTAGGACTCCACCTCACCGGATCACAGCCACTGCCTCCGACTACAACTATACGTCGTGAGCTGAGAGAACTCTGGCCTACCCTCGCCAAGGCCATCATCTTCGTACCCGGACCACTCCTCATTTCGTTCGGTGCTGCTCTCTTCATCCCGTACCTTAGCCTCTTCTTTCGTCAACGATTCACCGCCACCGACGCCATCATTGGGCTATTGTTCGCGCTCATCAGCCTCGCCACCGGTCTGGCCACACTAGTCGGACCAAGACTCTCGGCACGGATTGGTCGCATGCAGGGGGTTGTCCTCACCCAAGCCCTTGCCATCCCCTGTCTGATCGCGTTAGCATTTGCCCCCGCCCTCCCGATAGCAGCGTTGATCGCAATGCTACGCAGCGCACTTATGAATATGGCAACGCCCCTCTTCGAGGCCCACGCCCTGAGCCAAACCCCACCAGAACATCACCCTACCGTCATCGGTCTTATCCGAGCGGCGGCTTCGGTCGGCTACATTGCCGGCCCCACCATCAGCGCCGAACTCCAAAGCAGCGCCGGCTTTACCCCAATCTTGCTTATCGCGGCACTGTGCTATACGGTGGCTGTAATAGTCAATGCAACCCTCTTTGTCTGGCACGCACCATCTCCTCAGCGCAATACCACACCTTAG
- a CDS encoding c-type cytochrome — MAGVPAWITPLLAGVMLIGIVAGCVSQQPALPSPTPSPVAHVSGADLFFGRAPLAGGVPCITCHTLDASEREGVGPNLAGVGRRAGERMPGVSAREYLERSIRAHDEFIVPGHQGGIVRAVVGDDYGNLLPDEQIAALVDFLLQQQAVAGAGGAVTLSSTATPTTSPTLFPTATATPTRSPTTAATSTVSPLPSSTATPSPQVTATASATVAPAPTFTSAPTSVPPTAAPLALLTDTSLPAPTPTPPLTPTTVPEPTPVPPVASEAGLEQYLGCVNCHNLHPQQVSMPHPLNPTCNDCHRGSPSRVGCPTCHSMHQIDNRHEPVPDLPCNACHTS, encoded by the coding sequence ATGGCAGGGGTACCGGCGTGGATCACTCCATTGCTCGCCGGTGTGATGCTGATTGGCATAGTGGCCGGTTGCGTTTCACAGCAACCGGCCTTGCCATCGCCAACCCCATCGCCGGTGGCGCACGTGAGTGGCGCTGACCTCTTCTTTGGCCGCGCACCGTTGGCCGGCGGCGTACCGTGCATAACCTGCCATACCCTCGATGCGAGCGAGAGGGAGGGAGTAGGCCCAAATTTGGCCGGGGTTGGCCGGCGGGCCGGCGAACGCATGCCCGGCGTGAGTGCGCGGGAATACCTCGAACGGTCGATCCGCGCGCATGACGAATTTATCGTACCCGGCCATCAAGGGGGAATCGTGCGTGCGGTGGTTGGCGACGATTACGGCAATCTCTTGCCGGACGAGCAGATTGCAGCGCTGGTTGATTTTCTGTTGCAACAACAAGCGGTAGCAGGCGCCGGTGGCGCTGTTACCCTATCGTCCACTGCAACGCCAACCACATCGCCTACTTTGTTCCCCACCGCAACCGCAACGCCAACGCGCTCGCCCACGACAGCAGCAACATCCACTGTGTCGCCATTGCCCAGCTCCACGGCCACGCCTTCCCCGCAGGTGACGGCCACGGCTTCGGCGACCGTCGCACCGGCGCCGACGTTCACGAGCGCTCCGACCAGTGTGCCACCGACGGCAGCGCCACTAGCGCTGCTCACCGATACCTCGCTGCCGGCGCCAACCCCTACGCCGCCTCTCACCCCGACGACCGTACCAGAACCAACGCCGGTGCCGCCAGTGGCAAGCGAAGCCGGGTTGGAACAGTACCTCGGTTGCGTCAATTGCCACAACCTGCATCCGCAACAGGTAAGCATGCCGCACCCGCTTAACCCGACCTGCAACGACTGCCACCGCGGTTCACCAAGCCGGGTTGGCTGCCCGACTTGCCACAGTATGCATCAGATCGACAACCGCCACGAGCCGGTGCCGGATTTGCCGTGTAATGCGTGCCACACATCGTAG